From one Lotus japonicus ecotype B-129 chromosome 3, LjGifu_v1.2 genomic stretch:
- the LOC130749498 gene encoding protein mago nashi homolog — protein MATEEENAEFYLRYYVGHKGKFGHEFLEFEFRPDGKLRYANNSNYKNDTIIRKEVYLTPAVLRECRRIIAESEIMKEDDNNWPEPDRVGRQELEIVMGNEHISFTTSKIGSLVDVQSSADPEGLRIFYYLVQDLKCFVFSLISLHFKIKPI, from the exons ATGGCGACCGAAGAAGAGAACGCAGAATTCTACCTTCGATACTACGTCGGACACAAGGGGAAGTTCGGCCACGAGTTCTTGGAATTCGAGTTCCGACCCGACGGCAAGCTCCGCTACGCCAACAACTCCAACTACAAAAACGACACCATCATCCGCAAAGAAGTTTACCTAACCCCCGCCGTCCTCCGCGAGTGCCGCCGCATCATCGCCGAGAGCGAG ATCATGAAGGAAGATGATAATAACTGGCCGGAGCCTGACCGGGTTGGGAGGCAGGAGCTTGAGATTGTGATGGGGAATGAGCATATCTCGTTTACCACTTCCAAGATTGGGTCTCTGGTGGATGTTCAGAGCAGTGCTGATCCTGAAGGGCTTCGCATTTTCTACTATCTTGTTCAG GATTTGAAGTGCTTTGTCTTCTCTCTTATTTCACTTCACTTCAAGATCAAGCCTATATAA
- the LOC130743237 gene encoding folate synthesis bifunctional protein, mitochondrial-like isoform X1, giving the protein MVGRLNQLSSLRSGKSSPQMSTLKYLGDPRNQLHAARKYLKVLGFSSLHTASNSSVELHSQDEEVMIALGSNVGIRLHNLRVVTKLGPNELLAALKRIEKDLGRTAGIRYGPRPIDLDILFYGKYKVRSDTLTMPHERIWEGPFVLTSLMDLLGSAIDNDTVASWHSLSGHSGGLSALWEKLGGESLIGEEGMYRVMPFANGLLDWSQRTLVMGILNLTPDSFT; this is encoded by the exons ATGGTTGGGCGTTTGAATCAATTAAGTAGCTTACGTTCTGGTAAAAGCTCTCCTCAGATGAGTACTCTGAAGTATCTAGGGGACCCCAGGAATCAGCTTCATGCTGCCCGAAAGTACCTTAAAG TACTGGGTTTTTCCTCTCTTCACACAGCTTCAAATTCCTCTGTTGAACTTCACTCGCAAGATGAGGAAGTAATGATTGCTTTGGGAAGTAATGTAGGCATTAGGCTCCATAACT TAAGAGTTGTTACTAAACTCGGTCCAAATGAATTATTGGCTGCACTCAAACGAATTGAGAAGGACTTGGGTCGTACTGCTGGTATAAGGTATGGTCCAAGGCCAATTGACTTAGACATTTTATTCTATGGTAAATATAAAGTCAGGTCTGATACTCTCACTATGCCTCATGAAAGAATCTGGGAAGGACCATTTGTTCTGACCTCTTTGATGGATTTACTTGGATCAGCTATTGACAATGATACAGTTGCTAGCTGGCATTCACTTTCAGGTCATTCTGGTGGACTATCTGCATTATGGGAAAAATTAGGTGGTGAATCCCTTATTGGAGAGGAAGGTATGTATAGGGTAATGCCCTTTGCAAATGGCTTACTTGACTGGTCACAGAGAACACTGGTCATGGGGATCCTTAATTTGACTCCGGATAGTTTTACCTGA
- the LOC130743237 gene encoding folate synthesis bifunctional protein, mitochondrial-like isoform X2, with the protein MVGRLNQLSSLRSGKSSPQMSTLKYLGDPRNQLHAARKYLKVLGFSSLHTASNSSVELHSQDEEVMIALGSNVGIRLHNLRVVTKLGPNELLAALKRIEKDLGRTAGIRYGPRPIDLDILFYGKYKVRSDTLTMPHERIWEGPFVLTSLMDLLGSAIDNDTVASWHSLSGHSGGLSALWEKLGGESLIGEEGAED; encoded by the exons ATGGTTGGGCGTTTGAATCAATTAAGTAGCTTACGTTCTGGTAAAAGCTCTCCTCAGATGAGTACTCTGAAGTATCTAGGGGACCCCAGGAATCAGCTTCATGCTGCCCGAAAGTACCTTAAAG TACTGGGTTTTTCCTCTCTTCACACAGCTTCAAATTCCTCTGTTGAACTTCACTCGCAAGATGAGGAAGTAATGATTGCTTTGGGAAGTAATGTAGGCATTAGGCTCCATAACT TAAGAGTTGTTACTAAACTCGGTCCAAATGAATTATTGGCTGCACTCAAACGAATTGAGAAGGACTTGGGTCGTACTGCTGGTATAAGGTATGGTCCAAGGCCAATTGACTTAGACATTTTATTCTATGGTAAATATAAAGTCAGGTCTGATACTCTCACTATGCCTCATGAAAGAATCTGGGAAGGACCATTTGTTCTGACCTCTTTGATGGATTTACTTGGATCAGCTATTGACAATGATACAGTTGCTAGCTGGCATTCACTTTCAGGTCATTCTGGTGGACTATCTGCATTATGGGAAAAATTAGGTGGTGAATCCCTTATTGGAGAGGAAG GGGCAGAAGATTGA